The proteins below are encoded in one region of Amycolatopsis magusensis:
- a CDS encoding AAA family ATPase — protein sequence MTTPATTTPTGSASADPGAATRLRNGELRRMVAEQLAHDPAAALTPGAIAHRLGGKSSGAVGNALATLEARGEAEKVSTTPVAYRATAKTADAAKTATVTPRGATLAAAPPPPATPPAPPALVTGPVRRPNGQMYHPRRLSGLSDVTALRRLRDAGVSALMYGPPGTGKTSVVEAAFDDIVTIQGDSDTVTDDFVGSYTQTPDGRYEFAYGPLVTAMREGRALFIDDATLIPPTVLAVVYPAMDGRRQILIKAHKNEVVDAAPGFYVVAGHNPGVHGAVLTDALSSRFAAQIHVSTDYDLATQLKIDPKAVRVAKNLAMRQDKGEIGWAPQLRELIAFNRIADVLGTTAAAGNLVGIAPDEDRAVVAEAVRNVFGANVAPLSLGSQF from the coding sequence ATGACCACCCCCGCCACGACTACGCCCACGGGCAGCGCGTCCGCCGACCCGGGCGCGGCCACCCGGCTGCGCAACGGCGAACTTCGGCGCATGGTGGCCGAACAACTCGCCCACGACCCCGCCGCCGCGCTCACCCCCGGCGCCATCGCCCACCGACTCGGCGGGAAATCGTCCGGCGCGGTCGGCAACGCGCTGGCGACATTGGAAGCGCGCGGGGAAGCCGAAAAGGTCAGCACCACCCCGGTCGCCTACCGCGCGACCGCGAAAACCGCCGACGCCGCGAAAACCGCCACGGTCACCCCGCGCGGCGCCACCCTTGCCGCCGCGCCGCCGCCCCCCGCTACACCGCCCGCCCCGCCCGCGCTGGTCACCGGTCCCGTGCGCCGACCGAACGGGCAGATGTACCACCCGCGTCGACTGTCCGGGCTGTCCGACGTGACCGCGCTACGGCGGTTGCGGGACGCGGGGGTGTCCGCGCTCATGTACGGCCCGCCCGGTACCGGGAAAACGTCGGTGGTGGAAGCCGCGTTCGACGACATCGTGACCATTCAGGGCGACAGTGACACCGTGACCGACGACTTCGTCGGCTCGTACACCCAAACCCCGGACGGCCGTTACGAATTCGCCTACGGCCCGCTGGTGACCGCGATGCGGGAAGGGCGCGCGCTGTTCATCGACGACGCCACGCTCATCCCGCCGACCGTGCTCGCCGTGGTGTACCCCGCGATGGACGGACGCCGCCAAATCCTGATCAAAGCCCACAAAAACGAGGTGGTGGACGCCGCGCCCGGGTTCTACGTCGTGGCCGGACACAACCCCGGGGTCCACGGCGCGGTACTGACCGACGCGCTCTCGTCGCGGTTCGCCGCGCAGATCCACGTGTCCACCGACTATGACCTCGCCACCCAGCTCAAGATCGACCCGAAAGCGGTGCGGGTAGCGAAAAACCTGGCCATGCGGCAAGACAAAGGCGAGATCGGGTGGGCGCCGCAACTGCGGGAACTGATCGCGTTCAACCGGATCGCCGACGTACTCGGCACCACCGCCGCCGCCGGGAACCTGGTCGGTATCGCCCCCGACGAGGACCGGGCGGTGGTCGCCGAAGCCGTGCGCAACGTGTTCGGCGCGAACGTCGCCCCGCTGTCGCTGGGGTCACAGTTCTAG
- a CDS encoding VWA domain-containing protein yields MTTHVTAPAAAPTAMFPAAPGWLTLSAAFGDEVPAIADRDDLVVTVAPGAGHGAPACFFPDFATIEVDGSHLDTGVDPATVEPHRVGDRKRYRTAWGLLTHECGHAKHSVWRAPGDAPPGAVAAADLLEETRMETAHVRRRPGDRYWLRASAINLILADTHANDPAAAPQMTTEDAARSAALLLARVDGGILTRREVAPVERVVRGILGTDTLTTLRKIWRAAHRTADDNAQRMIELGRQWCEALGTDPDEPPDTPNSVSNANGNGTGSGAPSPLANAITSAAAVIGSAVAADPAPTDPVTVAMDARAADDKARQQAHHAAKAVFGTSTGYDPTARHIRGTRSPGATEHTAARHLARALTTAGHRDRTPTKTRSTAPPGRLRMRGAMTADAQRAAGAIPTAEPFTRTTRSVVPAPPLRLGIICDVTDSMKTFTAPVASAAWILAHAARYTAVPATTATVTFGAGIVTPITRPGATPAKVTEFGTRLGGHVIDTAILALDGALDLSRPTAARLLVIISDGDFETATRKPGQKMLDRLRESGCAVLWLAPDKDGTNPMNGATVHTLTDPTTTARAIGQAATAALRATR; encoded by the coding sequence ATGACCACCCACGTAACCGCACCCGCCGCCGCACCCACCGCCATGTTTCCCGCTGCCCCCGGGTGGCTGACCCTGTCCGCCGCGTTCGGCGACGAGGTCCCCGCGATCGCCGACCGCGACGACCTCGTGGTCACCGTTGCCCCCGGGGCGGGACATGGCGCCCCCGCCTGTTTCTTCCCCGACTTCGCCACCATCGAAGTCGACGGGTCCCACCTGGACACCGGTGTCGACCCCGCCACCGTCGAACCGCACCGGGTCGGGGACCGCAAACGCTACCGCACCGCATGGGGCCTGCTGACCCACGAATGCGGCCACGCCAAGCATTCGGTGTGGCGCGCCCCCGGCGACGCGCCCCCGGGCGCGGTCGCGGCGGCGGACCTGCTGGAAGAAACCCGGATGGAAACCGCGCACGTGCGCCGCCGCCCGGGTGACCGGTACTGGCTGCGCGCCAGCGCCATCAACCTCATCCTCGCCGACACCCACGCCAACGACCCCGCCGCCGCGCCACAGATGACCACAGAGGACGCCGCCCGCAGCGCCGCGCTGTTGCTGGCACGGGTCGACGGGGGCATCCTCACCCGCCGCGAAGTCGCCCCCGTCGAGCGCGTAGTACGCGGCATCCTCGGCACCGACACCCTCACGACCCTCCGCAAAATCTGGCGCGCCGCGCACCGCACCGCCGACGACAACGCCCAGCGCATGATCGAACTCGGGCGCCAATGGTGCGAAGCCCTCGGCACCGACCCGGACGAGCCACCCGACACCCCCAACTCCGTCAGCAACGCGAACGGAAACGGGACAGGGAGCGGAGCGCCGTCGCCGTTGGCGAACGCGATCACCAGCGCCGCCGCCGTGATCGGTAGCGCGGTCGCCGCCGACCCCGCGCCCACCGACCCCGTCACCGTGGCCATGGACGCGCGCGCCGCCGACGACAAGGCACGCCAGCAGGCACACCACGCCGCCAAGGCGGTCTTCGGCACGAGCACCGGGTACGACCCGACCGCCCGCCACATCCGCGGCACCCGCAGCCCGGGCGCGACCGAACACACCGCCGCACGCCACCTCGCCCGCGCCCTGACCACCGCCGGACACCGCGACCGCACCCCCACCAAAACCCGCTCGACCGCGCCCCCGGGACGGTTGCGGATGCGCGGCGCGATGACCGCCGACGCCCAACGCGCGGCGGGCGCGATCCCCACCGCAGAACCGTTCACCCGCACCACCCGCAGCGTCGTGCCCGCCCCGCCGCTACGGCTCGGCATCATCTGCGACGTCACCGACTCCATGAAAACCTTCACCGCCCCCGTGGCCTCGGCAGCCTGGATCCTCGCCCACGCCGCCCGCTACACCGCCGTACCCGCCACCACCGCGACCGTGACCTTCGGCGCGGGCATCGTCACCCCGATCACCCGCCCCGGCGCCACACCCGCGAAGGTGACCGAATTCGGCACCCGCCTGGGCGGGCACGTCATCGACACCGCGATCCTCGCCCTCGACGGCGCCCTCGACCTGTCCCGCCCGACCGCCGCGCGGCTACTGGTGATCATCTCCGACGGAGACTTCGAAACTGCCACCCGGAAACCAGGCCAGAAAATGCTCGACCGGTTGCGCGAAAGCGGGTGCGCGGTGCTGTGGCTGGCCCCCGACAAGGACGGCACCAACCCGATGAACGGCGCCACCGTGCACACCCTCACCGACCCGACCACCACCGCCCGCGCCATTGGGCAAGCCGCCACCGCCGCCCTGCGCGCCACCCGCTGA
- a CDS encoding BTAD domain-containing putative transcriptional regulator — MAAPSGRRPIARFVWRLGRAARGLLAAALLVALVAGLPWALIYGVGWRLPDHLPGLQEIGAVLMAPMSSSFLLDTLACLAWLLWLVFLAHLAACALEVARGARWPDLRAQTGPVRRVAAVLVGAVLIAVLGRTATAAPAAPAGAARPVGHAPVAVTAPARTMPVVSEHAGTQPSQGQLPAEPGTERVRPPQDGVHDSLWRIARRCLGDGNRWPEIWNLNQGSIQPGGRTLTNPNLIHPGDTLRLPETSIPPAPAPAPEQVPTAPDPRTQPTPPAPNTVTPTPPPPEPAPSTAPVPTRENGTATDQHAGSAVTWGSGEVFVSLGLAAAVSALLVLARRRHQARYRPGSGRRDDGLPVAPVVYQLRLAHLRTQHHDEDTALEAEGNQDVGDPAARSTIGTRRHAGTGDVRFERILATRTRRVIGATATSGAGPEHPPSAVDIALDATARSADGETTNAPAGEGTHIALDLAHVHGLGLVGPGGYAAARALLLALLTSAPAGAPAPEVWVPAADLARLLGVPVSATRLPDTVTVTADLDTALAGLDDPAPQRPTVLITAPPRDPQQQRRLQHLLDNHAQHGLTALLLGQWRAGATAYVTGRGVISATDPGLGEPLRGTRAFTLPDTATVDLLAFLHTAQPRDRAGDGSDAPAPRCAAVPAAEAAPTQPHHAGGSPDRLEITSGTPAPEPCDAEADTPAGASRPQPAADTGTAPLVLTVFGAPVLQWRPAPAQPESELRDLSGALSSRPLELLVYLAVHPAGVSRDKIVDALWLGQPPRDPASVLRTILSRMRRALDTATGGAVADLVVAEHGRYRLDPAVADVDYWAFADAVTARRRATISERRAVACEAIVAHYGGLLADGLDAEWLVAAREATRRDALDAVAALARARVEHDPDYTLDLLETARAFDPHNELLYRDIMRLQHTLGRHDAISRTLDLLRTRLAEIDTTPTAGIIDLARRLRSHATGIPVENVSRPTAP; from the coding sequence ATGGCGGCGCCGTCTGGCCGCAGGCCCATCGCCCGCTTCGTGTGGCGACTGGGCCGGGCGGCGCGCGGGCTGCTCGCGGCCGCCCTGCTGGTCGCGCTGGTGGCTGGGTTGCCGTGGGCGCTGATCTACGGCGTGGGCTGGCGGCTGCCGGACCACCTGCCGGGCTTGCAGGAGATCGGCGCGGTGCTCATGGCGCCGATGTCGAGCAGTTTCTTGCTCGATACCCTCGCCTGCTTGGCGTGGCTGCTGTGGCTGGTGTTCCTGGCCCACCTCGCCGCGTGCGCCCTCGAGGTCGCCCGGGGTGCGCGGTGGCCGGATCTTCGAGCACAGACAGGGCCGGTGCGCCGGGTCGCGGCCGTCCTCGTCGGCGCCGTGCTGATCGCCGTGCTGGGCCGCACTGCCACCGCCGCACCAGCTGCCCCGGCCGGTGCCGCCCGGCCCGTCGGCCACGCCCCGGTGGCCGTGACCGCCCCCGCCCGGACCATGCCGGTCGTCAGCGAGCACGCCGGCACCCAGCCGTCCCAGGGCCAGCTCCCGGCCGAGCCTGGGACCGAGCGGGTCCGCCCACCGCAGGACGGCGTGCACGACTCGCTGTGGCGGATCGCGCGACGCTGCCTGGGCGACGGGAACCGCTGGCCGGAGATCTGGAACCTCAACCAGGGCAGCATCCAACCCGGCGGGCGGACACTGACCAACCCGAACCTGATCCACCCCGGCGACACCCTCCGGCTTCCCGAGACCAGCATCCCGCCCGCCCCGGCGCCCGCACCGGAACAGGTGCCCACGGCCCCCGATCCCAGGACCCAGCCGACACCTCCGGCACCGAACACCGTCACACCAACACCACCGCCGCCGGAGCCCGCTCCGTCCACCGCCCCTGTCCCGACACGCGAGAACGGCACCGCCACCGACCAGCACGCCGGAAGCGCGGTGACGTGGGGGAGCGGTGAGGTGTTCGTCAGCCTGGGCCTGGCCGCGGCGGTCAGTGCCCTGCTGGTGCTCGCGCGGCGGCGCCACCAAGCCCGGTACCGGCCCGGCAGCGGCCGGCGTGACGACGGCCTGCCGGTCGCGCCCGTGGTGTACCAGCTGCGCCTGGCGCACCTGCGTACCCAACACCACGACGAAGACACCGCGCTGGAAGCCGAGGGCAACCAGGACGTCGGCGACCCCGCTGCGCGATCGACGATCGGCACCCGCAGGCACGCAGGAACCGGGGACGTGCGCTTCGAGCGGATACTCGCGACCCGCACCCGCCGAGTAATCGGCGCCACCGCCACGTCCGGCGCCGGACCGGAACACCCACCATCAGCGGTGGATATCGCCCTCGACGCGACCGCCCGTAGCGCTGACGGCGAGACCACGAACGCCCCGGCGGGCGAGGGAACTCACATCGCCCTCGACCTGGCTCACGTGCACGGCCTCGGCCTGGTCGGGCCTGGTGGCTACGCCGCGGCCCGCGCTCTGCTGCTCGCCCTGCTCACGAGCGCCCCCGCAGGCGCACCGGCACCCGAGGTGTGGGTGCCCGCCGCGGACCTGGCCCGTCTGCTCGGCGTGCCCGTCTCCGCCACGCGGCTGCCGGACACGGTCACCGTCACAGCCGATCTGGACACCGCACTGGCTGGCCTCGACGACCCGGCACCACAGCGGCCCACCGTCCTGATCACGGCCCCTCCCCGCGACCCCCAGCAACAGAGGCGGCTGCAGCACCTGCTCGACAACCACGCCCAGCACGGCCTCACCGCGCTGCTGCTGGGCCAGTGGCGCGCCGGGGCCACCGCCTACGTCACCGGCCGCGGGGTCATCTCCGCGACCGACCCCGGCCTCGGCGAGCCCCTGCGCGGTACCCGCGCCTTCACCTTGCCCGACACCGCTACCGTCGACCTGCTGGCCTTCCTGCACACCGCGCAGCCCCGCGACCGTGCTGGCGACGGAAGCGATGCCCCTGCGCCGCGGTGTGCGGCGGTGCCGGCGGCCGAGGCTGCCCCGACTCAGCCGCACCACGCCGGAGGTAGCCCGGATCGCCTGGAGATCACCTCGGGCACCCCCGCGCCGGAACCGTGCGACGCCGAGGCCGATACACCCGCCGGCGCGTCCCGTCCGCAGCCCGCGGCGGACACGGGCACGGCGCCACTGGTGCTGACGGTGTTCGGCGCCCCGGTACTGCAGTGGCGCCCCGCCCCCGCACAGCCCGAATCCGAGCTGCGTGATCTGTCCGGTGCGCTGAGCAGCCGGCCGCTCGAACTGCTGGTGTATCTGGCAGTGCACCCCGCCGGGGTGTCCCGGGACAAGATCGTCGACGCCCTCTGGCTTGGGCAGCCGCCCCGCGACCCCGCCAGTGTGCTGCGCACGATCCTCTCGCGGATGCGCCGCGCCCTCGATACCGCTACCGGTGGTGCCGTCGCCGACCTCGTCGTGGCTGAGCACGGGCGGTACCGGCTCGACCCGGCCGTGGCGGACGTGGATTACTGGGCCTTCGCCGATGCCGTGACCGCCCGCCGCCGCGCCACCATATCCGAACGCCGCGCCGTCGCCTGCGAGGCGATCGTGGCGCACTACGGCGGCCTGCTGGCCGACGGCCTGGACGCCGAGTGGCTCGTCGCCGCCCGGGAAGCGACCCGGCGCGACGCGCTCGACGCCGTCGCCGCGCTCGCCCGCGCCCGGGTCGAGCACGATCCCGACTACACCCTAGATTTGCTGGAAACCGCGCGCGCCTTCGACCCGCACAACGAACTGCTCTACCGCGACATCATGCGCCTGCAACACACCCTCGGCCGGCACGACGCCATCTCCCGCACCCTGGATCTCTTGCGGACCCGTCTCGCCGAAATCGACACCACGCCCACCGCAGGCATCATCGACCTCGCCCGGCGATTGCGTTCCCACGCCACCGGAATACCGGTCGAGAACGTCTCCCGGCCCACGGCGCCATGA